Genomic window (Chloroflexota bacterium):
GACCTTGAGATACCCCATGATCTACGGACGCTGTTCTATCTTCTTCGCAGCCGGTATACTGGGGGGCTTTTACTTCTGGGTAGAAACAATAGACCTGGCGCGCCAGCTATTCTGGGGCAAGCCTCCGCTATATGAAAGGAAGGAGACGTAGAGCGAATTGGAGACCGCTTTATTTGGCATACCCAACCTGGGCATATTTGTTGACCTGGCCATTCTGGTAGGTCTGCTCATGCTCGGTGTGCCTGCCCCCTTTGCCTTCATGGCGGCGCTGGTATTTCTGGTTTATGTCTATGGGTTTGAGCCCGGGGCGCAACTGCCCATGGCTTTTCATAAGTTGAAAGCATTTACCCTCCTTTCCGTTCCCTTCTTTATCATGCTGGGAGGGTTCATGAGTTTGGGAGGTATGGCGGACAAGCTGGTCGCTGTGGCCGATGCCCTTGTGGGCCGGATTAAAGGTGGTCTGGGAATGGTTGCGATAGTGGCCTGCGCCATGGTTGGCGCCATCGCCGGCACCTGCTCGGCGGCAGTGGCATCCTTAGGTCCACTGGTGATTCCAGAAATGGAAAAGCAAGGTTACTCCAGAGGATATGCCACCGGGATGCTGGCGGTCGCTTCGGTGCTGGGGCAGCTAATCCCCCCCAGCGTACCGATGATTCTCTATGGCTTTGTTACGTGGGTGCCAGTCACCGCCTGTTTTCTGGCCGGGGTCGGGCCCGGCATCCTCACCGTTATCATTTACTGCATTATTAATTACTTCATGGTACGGAACAATCCCAACGTCAGGGTGGCACCCCCGATACCGATTAAGGCACAGGCCAAGCAGGTGGGAGTTGCTATTCATAAAGGATTTTTTACCCTGTTGCTGCCCATTATCCTCCTGGGGGGTATCTACGGTGGTATCTTCACCACCACCGAAGCCGCCGTTGTAGCCATGGTCTATGCCATAATCGTCGGGCTGTTTATCTATCGTTACCTTACTATCAGGATGATCGGGAGGACCTTTGTCTCACAGTGCGTTATCACCGGAGTGGTCATTCTGATGATTGTCTTTGTCATCATTTTAAGCCGGGTGATGACCATGCAGAATATCCCGCAGAGTTTGATTAAGATGATAAGTGGGGTTACCGAGAACTACTACGTAACTCTGCTGTTGATAAATGTCTTCCTCATCCTCTTGGGTATGATCGTGGATGATTTCACCGGCACCCTGCTGGCAGCACCTCTTTTGTTTCCACTAATAACACATATCGGGGTGAACCCCATTCACTTCGCCGCTATTTTAGGCACTAACCTGGGATTAGGGAATGTTACTCCACCCACGGCTCCCATCCTTTATCTGGCGGCGCGTATCGGCAATGTCAGCGTTGATAAGATGATAAAGCCGGCGCTGGTTTTCATGGTTTTTGGCGCCCTGCCGGTGGTGCTAGTCACCACTTACTGGCCCGACCTGTCGCTGTTTCTGCCCCGGTTGATATTGCCCAAGATAATGGCCGGGATGGGCGGATAAAACAAAGAGAAAAAAGGCCATCACTGATAAGTGAGGGCTTTAAAATAAAATCAATATAAGGTAAAATATCGCTGAAAAATATGGAAGGGGGTTGAAAATGACAATCAATACATTAAGTATAGTTGATGAGTATATTAAAGCGCATCCCGGCTCACAGAAGCTGCATGAACGAGCAATGCGAATTTTCGCGGCCAATGGTGCTACCCATACTGCCCGTGTCCTTGATCCCTTCCGCCCCTACGTAGTGCGCGCGCAGGGAACCCGCAAGTGGGACGTCGATGGCAACGAATACATCGATTTTGTCATGGGACACGGTGCCTTAGTTCTGGGTCATGCGCATCCCGCTATTGTCCAGGCAGTGCAGGAACAGGTGGCTAAAGGGACTCATTATGGGGAAAACCACGAACTTGAAGTAGAATGGGCGGAACTGATTCAGCGCATGATGCCGGCAATGGAAAAGATTGAGTTTTTCCCCTGCGGCCAGGAAGCAAACATGATGGCCGTTCGTCTTTCTCGCCTCTTCACCAATCGTAAGAGAGTACTCCGTTTCGCGGAGAACTTTCACGGCTGGGGTGACGAGCTTGTCGCCACCACTACTCCAGGGGTGAGCAATGACTGCGTCACCATGCTACCCGGGCATGATTTGGAACTGCTGGAAAAGGAGCTGGCGACCAAAGAGTACGCCATGGTCATGATTGAAGGTGGCGGCGCCCACATGGCCGGGCAGGTTCCCTGGGACCCTGATTTCGTCCGCAGTATCCCCCCGCTGACGCGCAAGTATGGCACGATATTCCTTATCGACGAGGTGGTTACCGGCTTCCGCGATGCCACCGGCGGCTGGCAGTCCACCATCGGGGTTACGCCCGATTTGACCAGTCTGGGCAAGATTATCGGCGGTGGGCTCGGTGTCGGCGCAGTTGGTGGTCGGGCTGATGTAATGGACATGCTCAAACCCAAGGCTCCTCCACAACCTTTTGCCCGGCACTCCGGAACCTGGAATGCCAACCCGCTCACCTCGGCCGCTGGGGTAGCCGCCTGCAAACTGTACCTTGATGGCGAACCACAGCGACGGGCCAATGAACTGGGCGCATATCTCAGGAAGAAAGGCAATCAGGCATTGAAGGACAAAGGGTATGCCGGCCGACTCTATGGGCGAACAATTAGCCATGTCTATCTTGGTCCGCCTGACTATGAACCGGCTGATGATAGCCTGCCGCCCACATCAGACGTGGCGAAGTTAATGTCGAAAGCGGATGTGAAGTTAAAGCTTTGCGTGCACCTGCTTCAGAGAGGCATCGCTACCATGGGCGGAAGGTTCTTCGTCCTGTCTGGTATGCATACCGAAAAGGAGCTGGACCAGGCAGTGGATGCCCTGATTTCAAGCCTTGATGCCATGGCAGCGGATGGAAGCTTAACTTAGCTTTGATTCGGGGGCAGGACTACTGGCGCCCGTTTCCAAAACCCCGATGCTACTTTGCTTTTGCATATCCTGTTCAGGCAATCGAGTCCAGTGCCCCGATGATGCAGCTCCAAGCTCCTGATACGGTTCAAATCCGACGGACAGGCGCAGCATACCGGGAAAAGGATACTTTTTCTGCCCGAACACAGTGGGCACGTGTATCAGAACGCTCTCCGCATTGCCAAGCGTGAAAACGTTGCGAATTATTAAGAAGGCGCACTTAGCACATTGGCCCCACAAGTAAACAAATTGCCAGCCAAGCGTTATCTTGAAGAAGGTTAACATAAAATGAAGATTACCGATGTAAGATGCCTTGTATTTGACTGGGAATATATAAACAAGCATAAGACTTATGAAACACCGTCGCTTTAATTCTCGGTGAAGCACTATTGTTATTAAATAGAAGAGGGAGTACAGAATGAAAATCATCGATATTAAAACCTATCTCGTCGATGCTAACTGGAGAAACTGGGTCCTGGCGAAGGTGGAGACCGATGAAGGGATTCACGGTTGGGGCGAAGCCAGCATGGAGATGAATGAGGATATAGCTCCTGAGGCCGCGATAAAGCGTATGTCAGATTATTTCATCGGCAAGGACCCGCGCACCATCGAATTACACTGGCATACTGTGTACCGCGATACCTGGTACCACCCGTGTTACGTGATGGAAAGCGCGCTGGCCGCTATGGAAATCGCGCTCTGGGATATACTCGGGAAGAGCCTCAATGCGCCTGTTTATCAACTTCTCGGCGGTGCCTGCCGCCCCAGGGTAAGGGCCTACGCCAATGGCTGGTACTCCAAAGCAAAGAGCATAGATGACTACGGGAAACTGGCCCAGGATGCCGTTTCCTTTGGTTTCAAGCACATTAAAATTGACCCTTTCTGGCCCAGCGATCTATACGGTGAACCGGATGAAATAGCCAGACCCAGGGAAATAATTCGAACGGTGCGCGAGGCTGTGGGCTCCAGCACACATATACTTGTTGAAGGTCATGGGCGATTCAATGCCGACAGGGCTATCCAGATTGCGCGTGCCCTTGAGGAGTACAACCCCTATTTCTTTGAGGACCCGGTGCCTCCGGAAAATGTTGATGTTTTAGCCAGAGTGACTTCGTCAATCGGCATACCTGTCTGTTCCGGAGAAAGGACATGCACACACTGGCAGGCCCGCGAAATAATAGAGAGAGATGCGGTATCGGTCTTCCAGCCCGATGTGGTTCATATAGGCGGCATCTCGGAGACCAGGAAAGCGGCGGCCATGGCCTCCGCTCACTACATCCCGATATCCATCCATAACCCCAATGGGCCGGTGCAAACGGCAGCCAGCATTCATATAGGTGCGTCAACGCGTAATTTCCTGTTTACCGAATTTTTCTACCCGGACCTTCCCATATATGAGGAGATACTGAAAGAACCGCTATCTTTCTCCAAGGGCTGCTTTGATTTGCCAACTCGGCCCGGTCTGGGGATTGACTTCGATGAAAATGCCCTGCTGAAACGGCCACCGAAACAATACCGTGGTGTGGCCGCACTATATGATGCCAGCGCCGAACCAGGGTCGGGTTCCGGGTATTAGGAGACGGCGCCATTTGCAGACAGGTCATACCTGATATGAATGGCGGTGTAAGAACTTAATCATTAAGTGAGTGTCACAGTATCCCGGTAGCCTGGAACCCGTGTTTGCCACCCTGTCTGTTCACTGATGAATTTCGC
Coding sequences:
- a CDS encoding TRAP transporter large permease, which codes for MGIFVDLAILVGLLMLGVPAPFAFMAALVFLVYVYGFEPGAQLPMAFHKLKAFTLLSVPFFIMLGGFMSLGGMADKLVAVADALVGRIKGGLGMVAIVACAMVGAIAGTCSAAVASLGPLVIPEMEKQGYSRGYATGMLAVASVLGQLIPPSVPMILYGFVTWVPVTACFLAGVGPGILTVIIYCIINYFMVRNNPNVRVAPPIPIKAQAKQVGVAIHKGFFTLLLPIILLGGIYGGIFTTTEAAVVAMVYAIIVGLFIYRYLTIRMIGRTFVSQCVITGVVILMIVFVIILSRVMTMQNIPQSLIKMISGVTENYYVTLLLINVFLILLGMIVDDFTGTLLAAPLLFPLITHIGVNPIHFAAILGTNLGLGNVTPPTAPILYLAARIGNVSVDKMIKPALVFMVFGALPVVLVTTYWPDLSLFLPRLILPKIMAGMGG
- a CDS encoding aminotransferase class III-fold pyridoxal phosphate-dependent enzyme; its protein translation is MTINTLSIVDEYIKAHPGSQKLHERAMRIFAANGATHTARVLDPFRPYVVRAQGTRKWDVDGNEYIDFVMGHGALVLGHAHPAIVQAVQEQVAKGTHYGENHELEVEWAELIQRMMPAMEKIEFFPCGQEANMMAVRLSRLFTNRKRVLRFAENFHGWGDELVATTTPGVSNDCVTMLPGHDLELLEKELATKEYAMVMIEGGGAHMAGQVPWDPDFVRSIPPLTRKYGTIFLIDEVVTGFRDATGGWQSTIGVTPDLTSLGKIIGGGLGVGAVGGRADVMDMLKPKAPPQPFARHSGTWNANPLTSAAGVAACKLYLDGEPQRRANELGAYLRKKGNQALKDKGYAGRLYGRTISHVYLGPPDYEPADDSLPPTSDVAKLMSKADVKLKLCVHLLQRGIATMGGRFFVLSGMHTEKELDQAVDALISSLDAMAADGSLT
- a CDS encoding mandelate racemase/muconate lactonizing enzyme family protein, coding for MKIIDIKTYLVDANWRNWVLAKVETDEGIHGWGEASMEMNEDIAPEAAIKRMSDYFIGKDPRTIELHWHTVYRDTWYHPCYVMESALAAMEIALWDILGKSLNAPVYQLLGGACRPRVRAYANGWYSKAKSIDDYGKLAQDAVSFGFKHIKIDPFWPSDLYGEPDEIARPREIIRTVREAVGSSTHILVEGHGRFNADRAIQIARALEEYNPYFFEDPVPPENVDVLARVTSSIGIPVCSGERTCTHWQAREIIERDAVSVFQPDVVHIGGISETRKAAAMASAHYIPISIHNPNGPVQTAASIHIGASTRNFLFTEFFYPDLPIYEEILKEPLSFSKGCFDLPTRPGLGIDFDENALLKRPPKQYRGVAALYDASAEPGSGSGY